A genomic segment from Janibacter sp. DB-40 encodes:
- a CDS encoding pitrilysin family protein, producing the protein MPLDFPFEDHTLANGLRVIVQPDATTPTVTLNMWVGVGSRHEEQGATGFAHLFEHLMFQGSEHVANGEHFQALMGVGGRLNATTWFDRTTYFETIPSGALELALWLEADRHANLLAAVTQDNLDNQRDVVKEEKRQRYDNQPYGQAMTRIYATVFPEGHPYHHPTIGSMEDLDAATVEDVHDFFRRHYAPDNTVLTIVGDVTAERGLELVERYFGHLDHHAEPRRGPVAPLRPLTEPAREEIVDEVPNDRIHLAFRLPAEGGDTGDEFLASSMALDCLGGLSFSPLEQRLVRDEQRANAIDVGAMGFVDGVSLGLVIVDVADGVDADELEEQVCAELTAFADAGPTAEQMEAVRAQAERAWLSSLAAKDERADLISHYTCLHDDPGYINTFLDRLAAITPEDVRAAADTWLRPQHRAAVVYRAAEQQEEAA; encoded by the coding sequence ATGCCTCTGGACTTTCCCTTCGAGGACCACACCCTTGCCAACGGGTTGCGCGTCATCGTGCAGCCCGACGCCACCACGCCCACCGTCACGCTCAACATGTGGGTGGGCGTCGGCTCCCGCCACGAGGAGCAGGGGGCGACCGGCTTCGCCCACCTCTTCGAGCACCTGATGTTCCAGGGCAGCGAGCACGTCGCCAACGGTGAGCACTTCCAGGCGCTCATGGGCGTCGGTGGCCGGCTCAACGCGACGACGTGGTTCGACCGCACGACGTACTTCGAGACGATCCCCTCCGGCGCCCTCGAGCTCGCGCTGTGGCTGGAGGCCGACCGGCACGCCAACCTCCTGGCGGCCGTGACGCAGGACAACCTCGACAACCAGCGCGACGTCGTCAAGGAGGAGAAGCGCCAGCGCTACGACAACCAGCCCTACGGCCAGGCGATGACGCGGATCTACGCGACCGTCTTCCCCGAGGGGCACCCGTACCACCACCCGACGATCGGCTCGATGGAGGACCTCGACGCGGCGACGGTGGAGGACGTGCACGACTTCTTCCGCCGCCACTACGCACCGGACAACACCGTCCTGACGATCGTCGGTGACGTCACCGCGGAGCGGGGGCTGGAGCTGGTCGAGCGCTACTTCGGTCACCTCGACCACCACGCCGAGCCGCGAAGGGGGCCGGTCGCCCCCCTTCGCCCGCTGACGGAGCCGGCGCGTGAGGAGATCGTCGACGAGGTGCCCAACGACCGCATCCACCTCGCCTTCCGACTCCCTGCCGAAGGGGGCGACACCGGTGACGAGTTCCTCGCCTCCTCGATGGCTCTCGACTGCCTCGGCGGGCTGAGCTTCTCGCCGCTGGAGCAGCGGCTCGTGCGCGACGAGCAGCGCGCCAACGCGATCGACGTCGGGGCGATGGGCTTCGTCGACGGGGTCTCGCTGGGCCTGGTGATCGTCGACGTCGCGGACGGCGTCGACGCCGACGAGCTGGAGGAGCAGGTCTGCGCCGAGCTGACCGCCTTCGCCGACGCGGGTCCCACGGCCGAGCAGATGGAGGCGGTGCGGGCGCAGGCGGAGCGCGCGTGGCTGTCGTCGCTGGCCGCGAAGGACGAGCGCGCCGACCTGATCAGCCACTACACGTGCCTGCACGACGACCCCGGCTACATCAACACCTTCCTCGACCGGCTCGCCGCGATCACGCCCGAGGACGTGCGCGCCGCCGCCGACACCTGGCTGCGCCCGCAGCACCGCGCCGCCGTCGTCTACCGAGCCGCCGAGCAGCAGGAGGAGGCAGCATGA
- a CDS encoding NUDIX domain-containing protein yields MSHAALADDLRGLLTTWPSPTAEQEALRLEYLAHLDAHEAATDRSGPPAHFTASCLVVDPGGEHVLLTLHPKVGRWLQFGGHLEEHDTSVAAGALREALEESGLTAATLQLRPGPAQLDRHALGSGFTRCTEHLDLRWIAVAAEGAEPVASDESDDVAWWPVDALPEDMDPSLRSLVELASRS; encoded by the coding sequence ATGAGCCACGCGGCGCTCGCCGACGACCTGCGCGGACTGCTGACGACCTGGCCCTCACCGACGGCCGAGCAGGAGGCGCTGCGGCTCGAGTACCTGGCCCACCTCGACGCGCACGAGGCCGCGACCGACAGGTCCGGTCCCCCGGCGCACTTCACCGCCTCCTGCCTCGTCGTCGACCCGGGCGGCGAGCACGTCCTGCTGACCCTGCACCCCAAGGTCGGCCGCTGGCTGCAGTTCGGCGGGCACCTGGAGGAGCACGACACCTCCGTCGCCGCCGGTGCCCTGCGCGAGGCCCTCGAGGAGTCGGGCCTGACGGCGGCGACGCTGCAGTTGCGCCCGGGCCCGGCCCAGCTGGACCGGCACGCGCTCGGCTCGGGCTTCACCCGGTGCACCGAGCACCTCGACCTGCGCTGGATCGCCGTCGCCGCCGAGGGGGCCGAGCCGGTCGCCTCCGACGAGTCCGATGACGTCGCGTGGTGGCCGGTCGACGCGCTGCCGGAGGACATGGACCCCTCGCTGCGCTCGCTCGTGGAGCTCGCCAGCCGGTCCTGA
- a CDS encoding PPA1309 family protein: MVPVPDSSSDNIPTTEPLTVAALETERHVAISGWDQNPRVFALVDTATLVEAEPQLALDGAADRAPGALTAIEQEDLPRTSSLESLLGRMAWPETVHGAALAVERVVLPPGAERDLPEDPDEAVDALADHPQRQDVRLLVAVHRDGRAVCLLRQRANDRDDRVATGEDIAPGLVHALRATFED, from the coding sequence ATGGTCCCCGTGCCCGACTCGTCATCAGACAACATCCCCACGACCGAACCCCTGACCGTCGCCGCGCTCGAGACCGAGCGCCACGTCGCGATCTCCGGATGGGACCAGAACCCCCGGGTCTTCGCGCTCGTCGACACCGCCACCCTCGTCGAGGCCGAGCCCCAGCTCGCCCTCGACGGTGCGGCCGACCGCGCTCCCGGGGCACTCACGGCCATCGAGCAGGAGGACCTGCCGCGGACCTCCTCGCTGGAGTCGCTGCTCGGCCGGATGGCCTGGCCGGAGACCGTGCACGGCGCGGCCCTGGCCGTCGAGCGCGTCGTCCTCCCCCCGGGTGCCGAGCGTGACCTGCCGGAGGACCCGGACGAGGCCGTGGACGCCCTCGCTGACCACCCGCAGCGCCAGGACGTGCGCCTGCTCGTGGCCGTCCACCGGGACGGTCGGGCCGTGTGCCTGCTGCGCCAGCGCGCCAACGACCGCGACGACCGCGTCGCCACCGGCGAGGACATCGCCCCCGGCCTCGTCCACGCGCTGCGCGCGACCTTCGAGGACTGA
- a CDS encoding NAD(P)/FAD-dependent oxidoreductase, which yields MSANSGKHHVVIIGSGFGGLFAAKELGNEDVDVTLISRTSHHLFQPLLYQVATGILSEGDIAPTTRDILGHQRNVRVILGDVKQIDVEARTVRSESLNQHTITHYDSLIVAAGAGQSYFGNNHFARFAPGMKSIDDALELRGRIFGSFELAETSTDAEQRRRLLTFVVVGAGPTGVEMAGQIAELAQRTLADEFRHIDPGEARVVLLDGAPKVLPTFGDRLSDKARRSLEKQGVEVQLEAMVTDVNQYGIEVKDGDGSHRTIETMTKVWAAGVAGSPLGAMLAEQTDVEVDRAGRVHVEDNLTVPGHPEIFVVGDMINLKGYPGVAQLAIQGGRYAAKEILGRLAGKEPQAPFRYRDKGSMATISKYSAVASIGRINFTGFLAWLAWLAVHLMAMVGFKNRISTLLNWIITFVGDSRNERVSTFQQVFARTAMQDLGPSAYPNLADPGADGDDELEHHAS from the coding sequence GTGAGCGCTAACTCCGGCAAGCACCATGTCGTCATCATCGGGTCCGGCTTCGGTGGCCTCTTCGCCGCCAAGGAGCTGGGCAACGAGGACGTCGACGTCACCCTGATCTCCAGGACGAGCCACCACCTCTTCCAGCCGCTGCTGTACCAGGTGGCCACGGGCATCCTGTCCGAGGGCGACATCGCCCCGACGACCCGCGACATCCTCGGTCACCAGCGCAACGTGCGGGTGATCCTCGGTGACGTCAAGCAGATCGACGTCGAGGCCCGGACCGTGCGGTCCGAGTCGCTCAACCAGCACACGATCACCCACTACGACAGCCTGATCGTCGCTGCCGGCGCGGGTCAGTCCTACTTCGGCAACAACCACTTCGCCCGCTTCGCGCCGGGGATGAAGAGCATCGACGACGCCCTCGAGCTGCGCGGCCGCATCTTCGGGTCCTTCGAGCTGGCCGAGACCTCCACCGACGCCGAGCAGCGCCGCCGCCTGCTGACCTTCGTCGTCGTCGGCGCCGGGCCGACCGGCGTGGAGATGGCCGGCCAGATCGCCGAGCTGGCCCAGCGCACGCTGGCCGACGAGTTCCGCCACATCGACCCGGGTGAGGCGCGGGTCGTCCTGCTGGACGGCGCGCCGAAGGTCCTGCCCACCTTCGGCGACCGGCTCAGCGACAAGGCCCGCCGCAGCCTGGAGAAGCAGGGCGTCGAGGTCCAGCTCGAGGCGATGGTGACCGACGTCAACCAGTACGGCATCGAGGTCAAGGACGGCGACGGCAGCCACCGCACCATCGAGACGATGACCAAGGTGTGGGCGGCCGGCGTCGCCGGCTCCCCGCTGGGCGCGATGCTCGCGGAGCAGACCGATGTCGAGGTCGACCGCGCCGGGCGCGTGCACGTCGAGGACAACCTGACCGTCCCGGGCCACCCCGAGATCTTCGTCGTCGGCGACATGATCAACCTCAAGGGCTACCCGGGCGTCGCCCAGCTGGCGATCCAGGGCGGCCGCTACGCGGCCAAGGAGATCCTCGGCCGGCTGGCGGGCAAGGAGCCGCAGGCCCCCTTCCGCTACCGGGACAAGGGCTCCATGGCCACGATCTCGAAGTACTCGGCCGTGGCGAGCATCGGCCGGATCAACTTCACCGGCTTCCTCGCGTGGCTCGCGTGGCTGGCCGTCCACCTCATGGCGATGGTGGGCTTCAAGAACCGCATCTCCACGCTGCTCAACTGGATCATCACCTTCGTCGGGGACAGCCGCAACGAGCGGGTCTCGACCTTCCAGCAGGTCTTCGCGCGCACCGCGATGCAGGACCTCGGGCCGAGCGCCTACCCCAACCTCGCGGACCCGGGAGCCGACGGCGACGACGAGCTCGAGCACCACGCGTCGTAG
- a CDS encoding UPF0182 family protein, with translation MSSASWPHGGDQGGAVPPRDHDGTPPRRGPGRVAKAAVAIAVLLVIISIVAGLWTESLWFSALGFSDEWWSRLSTQALLFIIGGLVTGVPVGVSLWLAHRTRPLTVPMSAGEQALAQYRQAIEPFRKVTAWALPTVLGLLGGLTAAGQWQVWLLWRNGEATGVTDPQFGRDISYYLFGLPWWSFLVGFLTVAMLASLLSAVFAHYIYGGIVPPGRGRSTRAAFLHLAIIAAVLALLRAWSYLLDAHGLTTREGEVLTGVGYTADHAIIPTKYILAVAAVLCAVLFLASVRSRSWRLPMIAVGTLVVLSIVVGAIYPALVETYQVSPSRNTLEEPYLQRNINATREAHGVAETEETTYDAVSDVTSGQLRQDAESIPGIRLLDPSVVSQTYQELQAQQQYYTFQDELDVDRYEIDGETADVVVGARELELDNVPADRRDWVNDHTVYTHGYGLVMARGTQVQAGNPEWINPASAIGEYEPRIYFGEQMDHFSIVGRNDDQEPREVDRPTGGEDSRYTYQGDGGVEIGSPLRQAAYALTHRDLKFMLSDAVGPNSRLMEHRTPRQRVERVAPWLTLDDDVYPAIVDGRIKWIVDAYTTSRQYPYSTAFSMSGVQTGQVSSRETQQASALVGDRVNYMRNSVKATVDAFDGSVDLYKWEEDDPIVDAWDKAFPDLMQDRDDISGELMTHLRYPEDLFLMQRAVLADYHITSASDFRAGQDRWRVPDDPSRGDEGVAQPPYYLSLAMPEQNRPSWKLTSTYIPRGPRNVMAGYLAVDADAGATDGDPAQGYGKLSLLSVPRNTTVPGVGQVQNDIVSSNATSGDGSQTLQDYLNNANRGGSQVHFGNQLALPVGEGFLHVEPIYLSSSSGTSYPQLRVVVATFGGKVAWGPTLDSALDQLFEGDAGVEGGDSTPADPEEGSDGGEGGDGTDGGDGGGDEPAPPAANDPEALREAIAGMEQAYADGQEALRNGDFAAYDEAQKELKRYLEQAAVAQPEGGSADLEGN, from the coding sequence ATGAGCAGCGCGAGTTGGCCGCACGGCGGTGACCAGGGGGGCGCGGTGCCGCCCCGTGACCACGACGGGACCCCACCGAGGCGTGGCCCGGGCAGGGTGGCGAAGGCGGCCGTCGCGATCGCCGTGCTGCTCGTCATCATCAGCATCGTCGCGGGGTTGTGGACCGAGTCGCTGTGGTTCAGCGCCCTCGGCTTCTCCGACGAGTGGTGGTCGCGCCTGAGCACGCAGGCACTCCTCTTCATCATCGGGGGCCTGGTCACCGGCGTGCCCGTCGGCGTGAGCCTGTGGCTCGCCCACCGCACGCGTCCGCTGACCGTGCCCATGTCCGCGGGGGAGCAGGCGCTGGCGCAGTACCGCCAGGCGATCGAGCCCTTCCGCAAGGTGACCGCGTGGGCACTGCCCACCGTGCTCGGCCTGCTCGGCGGTCTCACCGCCGCGGGGCAGTGGCAGGTCTGGCTGCTGTGGCGCAACGGCGAGGCGACCGGCGTGACCGACCCGCAGTTCGGGCGGGACATCAGCTACTACCTCTTCGGGCTGCCGTGGTGGAGCTTCCTCGTGGGCTTCCTCACCGTCGCGATGCTCGCGAGCCTGCTCAGCGCGGTCTTCGCGCACTACATCTACGGCGGCATCGTCCCGCCCGGTCGCGGTCGCTCCACGCGTGCGGCCTTCCTCCACCTCGCCATCATCGCGGCGGTCCTCGCCTTGCTGCGTGCCTGGAGCTACCTGCTCGACGCGCACGGACTGACCACCCGTGAGGGCGAGGTGCTCACCGGAGTCGGGTACACCGCGGACCACGCGATCATCCCGACCAAGTACATCCTCGCGGTCGCGGCGGTGCTGTGCGCCGTGCTCTTCCTCGCCTCGGTCCGCTCCCGGTCCTGGCGGCTGCCGATGATCGCGGTCGGCACCCTCGTCGTCCTCTCGATCGTCGTCGGGGCGATCTACCCGGCCCTGGTGGAGACCTACCAGGTCTCGCCCTCGCGCAACACGCTCGAGGAGCCCTACCTGCAGCGCAACATCAACGCCACGCGGGAGGCGCACGGTGTCGCCGAGACCGAGGAGACGACCTACGACGCCGTCTCTGACGTCACGTCCGGGCAGCTGCGTCAGGACGCGGAGTCCATCCCCGGCATCCGGCTGCTGGACCCCTCGGTCGTCAGCCAGACCTACCAGGAGCTGCAGGCACAGCAGCAGTACTACACCTTCCAGGACGAGCTGGACGTCGACCGCTACGAGATCGACGGGGAGACCGCGGACGTCGTCGTCGGCGCGCGTGAGCTCGAGCTCGACAACGTCCCCGCCGACCGGCGCGACTGGGTCAACGACCACACCGTCTACACGCACGGCTACGGCCTCGTCATGGCCCGCGGCACGCAGGTGCAGGCCGGCAACCCCGAGTGGATCAACCCGGCCTCGGCGATCGGCGAGTACGAGCCGCGCATCTACTTCGGCGAGCAGATGGACCACTTCTCGATCGTCGGCCGCAACGACGACCAGGAGCCGCGCGAGGTCGACCGCCCCACCGGTGGTGAGGACTCCCGCTACACGTACCAGGGTGACGGAGGAGTGGAGATCGGGTCCCCCCTTCGTCAGGCGGCGTACGCGCTGACCCACCGCGACCTGAAGTTCATGCTCTCCGATGCGGTCGGGCCCAACTCCCGGCTGATGGAGCACCGCACCCCCAGGCAGCGTGTGGAGCGCGTGGCGCCGTGGCTCACCCTCGACGACGACGTCTACCCGGCGATCGTCGACGGCCGCATCAAGTGGATCGTGGATGCCTACACGACCTCGCGGCAGTACCCGTACAGCACCGCCTTCTCGATGTCCGGTGTGCAGACCGGACAGGTCTCCTCCCGGGAGACGCAGCAGGCGAGCGCGCTGGTCGGCGACCGGGTCAACTACATGCGCAACTCGGTCAAGGCCACCGTCGATGCCTTCGACGGCAGCGTCGACCTCTACAAGTGGGAGGAGGACGACCCGATCGTCGACGCCTGGGACAAGGCCTTCCCCGACCTGATGCAGGACCGCGACGACATCAGCGGCGAGCTCATGACGCACCTGCGCTACCCGGAGGACCTCTTCCTCATGCAGCGGGCCGTCCTCGCCGACTACCACATCACCTCCGCGAGCGACTTCCGCGCCGGCCAGGACCGCTGGCGGGTCCCGGACGACCCCTCGCGCGGCGACGAGGGCGTGGCGCAGCCGCCGTACTACCTGTCGCTGGCGATGCCCGAGCAGAATCGGCCCTCGTGGAAGCTGACGTCGACCTACATCCCGCGTGGTCCGCGCAACGTCATGGCCGGGTACCTGGCCGTCGACGCCGATGCCGGTGCGACCGACGGTGATCCGGCCCAGGGCTACGGGAAGCTGAGTCTGCTCTCGGTGCCCCGCAACACCACCGTGCCGGGTGTCGGCCAGGTGCAGAACGACATCGTCTCCTCCAACGCCACCTCCGGCGACGGCAGCCAGACCCTGCAGGACTACCTGAACAATGCGAACCGCGGTGGCTCGCAGGTGCACTTCGGCAACCAGCTGGCGCTGCCGGTCGGGGAGGGCTTCCTCCACGTCGAGCCGATCTACCTCTCGTCCTCCTCGGGGACGTCCTACCCGCAGCTGCGGGTCGTGGTGGCGACCTTCGGCGGCAAGGTCGCCTGGGGCCCGACGCTCGACTCCGCGCTGGACCAGCTCTTCGAGGGCGACGCCGGGGTCGAGGGCGGCGACTCCACGCCGGCCGATCCCGAGGAGGGCTCCGACGGCGGCGAAGGGGGTGACGGCACCGACGGCGGTGACGGCGGCGGTGACGAGCCGGCACCTCCCGCAGCGAATGACCCCGAGGCCCTGCGCGAGGCCATCGCCGGCATGGAGCAGGCGTACGCAGACGGTCAGGAGGCGCTGCGCAACGGCGACTTCGCCGCCTACGACGAGGCGCAGAAGGAGCTCAAGCGCTACCTCGAGCAGGCCGCAGTCGCACAGCCCGAAGGGGGCTCGGCGGACCTGGAGGGCAACTGA
- a CDS encoding pitrilysin family protein gives MSTPTVPRPDVAAPGEWSFPQPRELTLPNGIGALVHDVPGQYVISVRLTVPVALRHEPEAKEGVAWIMARLLDEGTRTHSQRELSELLERRGIAIGAGMSEAALGVDLDVPQRFLGEALELLTECISEPAFDASEVSRIQRTRLAEIEQERASAGRRAFKEWARTYYDPAIRASRPGGGTAETVAAVTRQDVVDFHAEHVHPEGATVVVAGDLTGVDVEGLLGSTLGAWMTSGRVRPVDREPAPRATDAARVVLVDRPGSVQSEILIGAPGPDRRVESGWAPFPVLAYVMGGAPNARIDQVLREEKGYTYGIRSGFRPRQVGSAFTVAGSVRADSTVDSLRLLKGILTDAPGFTEEETRAGVDFMSLTAPGRYDTADAIADETAGLAGDELPLTFTSDTIAAMRRLTADDLSRAWREQVTHEWTVVVVGDASLYRDQVEDLGLGPVTVVPN, from the coding sequence ATGAGCACGCCCACGGTCCCGCGTCCGGACGTCGCCGCGCCGGGGGAGTGGTCCTTCCCCCAGCCGCGGGAGCTCACCCTGCCCAACGGCATCGGTGCCCTCGTGCACGACGTACCGGGGCAGTACGTCATCTCGGTGCGCCTGACCGTGCCAGTCGCGCTGCGCCACGAGCCCGAGGCCAAGGAGGGCGTCGCCTGGATCATGGCGCGGCTGCTCGACGAGGGCACGCGCACGCACAGCCAGCGTGAGCTGTCCGAGCTGCTCGAGCGGCGGGGCATCGCGATCGGTGCCGGCATGAGCGAGGCCGCGCTCGGCGTCGACCTCGACGTGCCGCAGCGCTTCCTCGGTGAGGCGCTGGAGCTGCTCACCGAGTGCATCTCCGAGCCGGCCTTCGACGCGTCGGAGGTCTCGCGCATCCAGCGCACCCGCCTGGCCGAGATCGAGCAGGAGCGGGCCTCGGCCGGCCGTCGCGCCTTCAAGGAGTGGGCGCGGACGTACTACGACCCCGCCATCCGCGCCTCGCGGCCCGGGGGTGGCACCGCCGAGACGGTCGCCGCCGTGACCCGCCAGGACGTCGTCGACTTCCACGCCGAGCACGTCCACCCCGAGGGGGCGACGGTCGTCGTGGCCGGTGACCTGACCGGGGTCGACGTCGAGGGCCTGCTGGGCTCGACGCTCGGCGCCTGGATGACGTCCGGTCGTGTGCGCCCGGTCGACCGGGAGCCGGCTCCCCGTGCCACCGACGCCGCCCGCGTCGTCCTCGTCGACCGGCCCGGATCGGTGCAGTCGGAGATCCTCATCGGCGCCCCGGGCCCGGACCGGCGGGTCGAGTCCGGGTGGGCCCCCTTCCCCGTGCTGGCCTACGTGATGGGCGGCGCCCCGAACGCCCGCATCGACCAGGTGCTGCGCGAGGAGAAGGGCTACACCTACGGCATCCGCTCCGGGTTCCGGCCACGCCAGGTGGGCTCGGCCTTCACCGTCGCCGGGTCCGTGCGGGCCGACTCGACCGTGGACTCGCTGCGCCTGCTCAAGGGGATCCTCACCGACGCCCCCGGCTTCACCGAGGAGGAGACCCGCGCGGGGGTGGACTTCATGAGCCTCACCGCCCCGGGGCGCTACGACACCGCGGACGCGATCGCCGACGAGACCGCGGGCCTCGCGGGCGACGAGCTGCCGCTGACCTTCACCAGCGACACCATCGCGGCGATGCGGCGGCTGACCGCTGACGACCTCAGCCGCGCCTGGCGCGAGCAGGTCACCCACGAGTGGACGGTCGTCGTCGTGGGTGACGCCTCGCTGTACCGGGACCAGGTCGAGGACCTCGGCCTCGGCCCGGTGACCGTCGTCCCGAACTGA
- a CDS encoding haloacid dehalogenase type II, producing MTNSLADHGPGSADHPVSPDGPRRPALLIFDVNETLSDMSSMGQQFEDVGAPAHLAKVWFAGVLRDGFALTAVGASEPFAHIAAESLRGHLHGLRLNRGTDDAVEHVMAGFTELPVHADVPGGVLALRDLGIRLVTLSNGSASVAEALFDRARIRTHFDALLSVEQAGTWKPNGGAYAYALERCEVDPMDAMLVAVHPWDIDGAARAGLATAWINRDGGVYPGYFRSPDLRARSLTELAEQLA from the coding sequence ATGACGAACTCCCTCGCCGACCACGGTCCTGGAAGTGCGGACCACCCCGTGAGCCCGGACGGTCCTCGACGGCCGGCCCTGCTGATCTTCGACGTCAACGAGACGCTGTCGGACATGTCGTCGATGGGGCAGCAGTTCGAGGACGTCGGCGCACCGGCCCACCTGGCGAAGGTCTGGTTTGCGGGAGTGCTCCGTGACGGCTTCGCCCTGACGGCTGTCGGTGCCAGCGAGCCCTTCGCGCACATCGCGGCGGAGTCACTGCGCGGTCATCTCCACGGGCTCCGGCTCAACCGCGGGACGGACGATGCGGTCGAGCACGTCATGGCCGGGTTCACCGAGCTCCCGGTCCACGCGGACGTCCCGGGCGGCGTGCTGGCCCTGAGGGACCTCGGGATCCGACTGGTGACGCTGAGCAACGGGTCCGCGTCCGTCGCCGAGGCGCTGTTCGACCGGGCCCGGATCCGCACCCATTTCGACGCCCTCCTGTCCGTCGAGCAGGCGGGCACCTGGAAGCCGAACGGGGGCGCCTACGCCTACGCCCTCGAGCGGTGCGAGGTGGACCCGATGGACGCCATGCTGGTCGCGGTGCACCCGTGGGACATCGACGGCGCCGCGCGCGCGGGTCTCGCCACCGCGTGGATCAACCGTGACGGTGGCGTCTACCCCGGGTACTTCAGGTCCCCGGACCTGCGTGCACGGTCGCTGACCGAGCTCGCCGAGCAGCTTGCGTGA
- a CDS encoding AarF/ABC1/UbiB kinase family protein produces the protein MSEIPRGAAGRAARLASLPLGHAGRSARGLGRRLSGTPAEVVNEDIQRRTAEQLFAVLGSLKGGAMKVGQALSVLEAALPEEYVEPYREMLVRLQDAAPPMSTAEVHSVLTRDLGPDWREELEIEDQPVAAASIGQVHRGVTADGRVVAVKVQYPGADRALRSDLQQIARLARVATTWMPAMDIKPVTDELLAAADEELDYGLEAANQRAFAQAYRDDPDVAVPDVVLQSRHVLISEWLEGAPLSQIIREADQDVRDRVGQLYLDFLLSGPERVGLLHSDPHPGNFRLTPDGRLGVIDYGAVTRLPEGFPPLIGILVRKALAGDAEGVIEGLREEGFIRPGIEVDAQDVLAYLLPLIEPLSTPTHSFTREWLRSATKGLTDLRTPEFSTGLRLNLPREYAMIHRVFVGSTGVLSQLGATIAARGSMQRYLPGFAGA, from the coding sequence GTGAGCGAGATCCCCCGAGGAGCCGCCGGTCGCGCCGCGCGGCTCGCATCCCTGCCGCTCGGCCATGCCGGGCGCAGTGCCCGAGGGCTGGGCAGACGCCTCAGCGGGACCCCCGCCGAGGTGGTCAACGAGGACATCCAGCGACGCACGGCCGAGCAGCTCTTCGCCGTGCTCGGCTCCCTCAAGGGCGGCGCGATGAAGGTCGGTCAGGCCCTCTCCGTCCTCGAGGCCGCGTTGCCCGAGGAGTACGTCGAGCCCTACCGCGAGATGCTCGTGCGGTTGCAGGACGCGGCGCCGCCGATGTCCACCGCGGAGGTCCACTCCGTCCTCACCCGCGACCTCGGCCCCGACTGGCGCGAGGAGCTGGAGATCGAGGACCAGCCGGTCGCGGCCGCCTCGATCGGCCAGGTGCACCGCGGCGTCACCGCCGACGGCCGGGTCGTCGCCGTGAAGGTCCAGTACCCCGGTGCCGACAGGGCGCTGCGCAGCGACCTGCAGCAGATCGCCCGGCTGGCACGCGTGGCCACGACGTGGATGCCCGCGATGGACATCAAGCCGGTGACCGACGAGCTGCTCGCCGCCGCGGACGAGGAGCTCGACTACGGGCTCGAGGCCGCCAACCAGCGCGCCTTCGCGCAGGCCTACCGCGACGACCCTGACGTCGCCGTCCCCGACGTGGTCCTGCAGAGCCGTCACGTCCTCATCAGCGAGTGGCTCGAGGGCGCGCCGCTGAGCCAGATCATCCGCGAGGCCGACCAGGACGTGCGCGACCGGGTCGGCCAGCTCTACCTGGACTTCCTGCTCTCCGGGCCGGAGCGCGTGGGTCTGCTCCACTCCGACCCGCACCCGGGCAACTTCCGCCTCACCCCCGACGGCCGGCTCGGCGTCATCGACTACGGGGCCGTCACCCGTCTGCCCGAGGGCTTCCCCCCGCTCATCGGCATCCTCGTGCGCAAGGCCCTGGCGGGCGACGCGGAAGGGGTCATCGAGGGGCTGCGCGAGGAGGGCTTCATCCGCCCCGGAATCGAGGTCGACGCGCAGGACGTGCTCGCCTACCTGCTGCCCCTCATCGAGCCGTTGAGCACGCCCACGCACTCCTTCACCCGTGAGTGGCTGCGCTCCGCGACCAAGGGCCTCACCGACCTGCGGACGCCGGAGTTCTCCACCGGGCTGCGGCTGAACCTGCCCCGCGAGTACGCGATGATCCACCGGGTCTTCGTCGGCTCTACCGGCGTGCTCTCCCAGCTCGGCGCGACCA